In Bradyrhizobium guangxiense, the following are encoded in one genomic region:
- a CDS encoding NAD(P)H-dependent flavin oxidoreductase → MWPDRRLIDLFKTEFPIVLAPMAGVMDAELVIAVAQGGGLGSLPSAMISPEKAREQVGLIRQCVKAPVNMNFFCHTPVDLTREAEARWKQRLTGYYTEHGLDPAAPIAAANRAPFDAAFCEVVEELKPEVVSFHFGLPEQALLERVKAAGCLVISSATTVKEAVWLEQRGVDAVIAQGAEAGGHRGMFLTDKISEQPGTFALVPQVADAVKVPVIAAGGIADGRGIAAAFALGASGVQIGSAYLRCPESKVSAGGRKALAEARDDSTVITNVMTGRPARGVQNRLMREAGPISPDAPPFPHAATALSPLKAAAEKQGRVDFTNLWAGQAVALGREVPAAELTRDLAKSALARMKALAG, encoded by the coding sequence ACTGATCGACCTCTTCAAGACTGAATTTCCGATCGTGCTGGCGCCGATGGCCGGCGTGATGGACGCGGAGCTGGTGATCGCCGTGGCGCAGGGCGGTGGGCTCGGCTCGCTGCCGAGCGCGATGATCTCGCCGGAGAAGGCGCGCGAGCAGGTTGGTCTGATCCGCCAGTGCGTCAAGGCGCCGGTCAACATGAACTTCTTCTGCCACACGCCGGTCGACCTGACGCGCGAGGCCGAGGCGCGCTGGAAGCAGCGGCTCACGGGCTATTACACCGAGCATGGACTCGATCCCGCCGCGCCGATCGCTGCGGCGAACCGCGCGCCGTTCGATGCGGCCTTCTGCGAGGTTGTCGAGGAGCTGAAGCCGGAAGTCGTCAGCTTCCATTTCGGCCTGCCGGAGCAGGCGCTGCTCGAGCGGGTGAAGGCAGCCGGCTGCCTCGTGATCTCGTCGGCAACGACGGTGAAGGAGGCAGTGTGGCTCGAACAGCGCGGTGTCGACGCCGTAATCGCGCAGGGCGCCGAAGCCGGCGGCCATCGCGGCATGTTCCTGACGGACAAGATCTCCGAGCAGCCCGGCACCTTCGCGCTGGTGCCGCAGGTCGCCGATGCCGTGAAGGTTCCGGTGATCGCAGCCGGCGGTATCGCCGACGGGCGCGGCATCGCGGCCGCCTTCGCGCTCGGCGCCTCCGGTGTGCAGATCGGGAGCGCTTATCTGCGCTGTCCGGAATCGAAGGTCAGCGCAGGCGGGCGCAAGGCGCTGGCCGAAGCGCGGGACGATTCCACCGTCATCACCAATGTCATGACCGGTCGTCCGGCGCGGGGTGTGCAGAACCGCCTGATGCGGGAGGCCGGCCCGATCTCGCCGGATGCGCCGCCGTTTCCCCACGCGGCGACGGCGCTGAGTCCGCTGAAGGCGGCTGCCGAAAAGCAGGGCAGGGTGGATTTCACCAACCTCTGGGCCGGCCAGGCCGTGGCGCTGGGCCGTGAGGTCCCTGCAGCCGAATTGACCCGGGATCTCGCCAAATCGGCGCTGGCCCGCATGAAGGCCCTCGCCGGATAG